The following proteins are co-located in the Micromonospora coriariae genome:
- a CDS encoding fused MFS/spermidine synthase: MSSPPSDVAAPPASSSPSVPVTGRALPNGLAAFLVFFSSGAVLVLETVALRLVGPYVGVTLQVTSSVIGIALAAIAYGAWSGGWLADRRDPRGLLAPALVLAGIATAITLPVVRYAGEVLRGGAASAILLLVALAVFVPAALLAAVTPLVVKLQLADLRRTGQVVGRLSGIGTLGGITATLLTGFVLVAALPSTVILLALAVALGLAGIGLGWYLRRQSRTELPGPTRARAALAVLGLIGAGLTTVAPNPCDIETAYHCARVTSDPDRPSGRTLLLNSAQHSYVDLADPKHLEYAYTKWIGAVADVAAPAGRRLDALHLGGGGFTVPRYLAATRPGTDNVVFEIDGGLVELGERELGVRPGPELRAVVGDARMLVVGEPTDSRDLVVGDAFGHLVVPWHLATREMAAEIRRVTRPGGVYVQNVIDYPPLRFIRAELATVAAEFAHVALIAPPEALAEEQGANFVIVASDAPLPLDAVRARLDEVDRRVSLLSGADLTDFTGDALVLTDDYAPVDQLLATA; this comes from the coding sequence ATGAGTTCCCCACCGTCCGATGTAGCGGCCCCGCCGGCTTCCTCGTCCCCGTCCGTGCCGGTCACCGGCCGGGCGCTGCCCAACGGCCTGGCCGCCTTTCTGGTCTTCTTCTCCAGCGGTGCCGTGCTGGTGCTGGAGACGGTCGCGCTGCGCCTGGTCGGCCCGTACGTCGGGGTGACCCTCCAGGTGACCAGCTCGGTGATCGGCATCGCGCTGGCCGCGATCGCGTACGGGGCGTGGTCCGGCGGCTGGCTGGCGGACCGTCGCGACCCGCGGGGCCTGCTGGCGCCGGCGCTGGTGCTGGCCGGCATCGCCACCGCGATCACCCTGCCCGTGGTCCGGTACGCGGGTGAGGTGCTGCGCGGCGGTGCCGCCAGCGCCATCCTGCTGCTGGTGGCGCTGGCCGTGTTCGTGCCGGCGGCGCTGCTCGCCGCGGTCACCCCGCTGGTCGTGAAGCTTCAGCTCGCCGATCTGCGCCGGACCGGCCAGGTGGTCGGCCGGCTCTCCGGGATCGGCACCCTGGGTGGCATCACCGCCACCCTGCTCACCGGTTTCGTGCTGGTCGCCGCGCTGCCCAGCACGGTGATCCTGCTGGCGCTGGCGGTGGCGCTCGGTCTGGCCGGCATCGGCCTCGGCTGGTACCTGCGCCGGCAGTCGCGGACCGAGCTGCCCGGTCCCACCCGGGCCCGGGCCGCGCTGGCGGTGCTCGGCCTCATCGGGGCGGGGCTGACCACCGTCGCGCCGAACCCGTGCGACATCGAGACGGCGTACCACTGCGCCCGGGTGACGTCGGACCCGGACCGGCCCAGCGGGCGCACGTTGCTGCTCAACTCGGCCCAGCACTCGTACGTGGACCTGGCCGACCCGAAGCACCTGGAGTACGCGTACACCAAGTGGATCGGCGCCGTGGCGGACGTGGCCGCGCCCGCCGGGCGGCGGCTGGACGCGCTGCACCTGGGCGGCGGCGGGTTCACCGTGCCGCGTTACCTGGCCGCCACCCGGCCGGGCACCGACAACGTGGTGTTCGAGATCGACGGAGGGCTGGTCGAGCTGGGCGAGCGGGAGCTGGGCGTACGCCCGGGGCCGGAACTGCGGGCGGTGGTGGGCGACGCCCGGATGCTTGTCGTCGGCGAGCCGACGGACAGTCGTGACCTGGTGGTCGGTGACGCCTTCGGCCACCTCGTGGTGCCCTGGCACCTGGCCACCCGGGAGATGGCCGCCGAGATCCGGCGGGTAACCCGCCCCGGCGGGGTGTACGTGCAGAACGTCATCGACTACCCGCCGCTGCGGTTCATCCGCGCCGAGCTGGCCACGGTGGCCGCCGAGTTCGCGCACGTCGCGTTGATCGCCCCGCCGGAGGCGCTCGCCGAGGAGCAGGGGGCGAACTTCGTCATCGTCGCCTCCGACGCGCCACTGCCGCTGGACGCCGTCCGGGCCCGGCTCGACGAGGTCGACCGGCGGGTCAGCCTGCTCTCCGGCGCGGACCTGACGGACTTCACCGGCGACGCGCTGGTGCTGACCGACGACTACGCCCCGGTGGACCAACTGCTGGCCACCGCCTGA
- a CDS encoding serine/threonine-protein kinase, which translates to MGGGDRNGAQLLDERYRLIEQLGAGGMSVVWRGYDEVLGRQVAVKVLASRLASDRAFRHRIRIEAQAAARLCHPNITNVYDYGESEQAGLTVPYVVMELVDGGSLAGRLGREGRLPWREAVTIGAEVSSALATAHARGVVHRDVTPGNVMLTSTGVKVVDFGISALVGESEKGPDGSLLGTPAYLAPERLDNGQVSPATDVYAVGLLLYRMLTGRLPWQASTTTQMLRAHMYNDPDPMPEVSGLPDEVSDLVRRCLAKQPGERPATAELAGTLADAAGMLAAVPVSPAGGPLDPAALASAGTTILPWSAETDALPLSRTRNRSRRATRRRRVEAGVAAASLLAVTGALWGLTSRSPASGGDRPPTEARMGLPKAAPCEVAYALRTDSGRDFTAELTLTNTGGSALRDWTMSFTFPGQQTVTKAEPTPVRQQGRAVLIRPAAQRTTLAPGAAEKLTLAGKYSGANPLPVEFRLGDATCGVRVSGVAGSTPSAAPPKAATVRGGPGGSGGSGSASTKAKPEKAKPEKPGKGKGPGGGSGKGGK; encoded by the coding sequence ATGGGTGGTGGGGACCGGAACGGCGCGCAACTCCTCGATGAGCGGTACCGGCTGATCGAGCAGCTCGGCGCGGGCGGCATGTCCGTGGTCTGGCGCGGCTACGACGAGGTGCTCGGCCGGCAGGTCGCGGTGAAGGTGCTCGCCTCCCGGCTGGCCAGCGACCGGGCCTTCCGCCACCGGATCCGCATCGAGGCGCAGGCCGCCGCGCGGCTCTGCCACCCGAACATCACAAACGTGTACGACTACGGCGAGTCCGAGCAGGCCGGCCTGACCGTGCCGTACGTGGTGATGGAACTCGTCGACGGCGGTTCGCTGGCCGGCAGGCTGGGCCGGGAGGGGCGGCTGCCGTGGCGGGAGGCGGTGACCATCGGCGCGGAGGTCAGCTCGGCGCTGGCCACCGCGCACGCCCGGGGCGTGGTGCACCGGGACGTTACCCCGGGCAACGTGATGCTCACGTCGACCGGGGTCAAGGTGGTCGACTTCGGTATCTCCGCGCTGGTGGGGGAGAGCGAGAAGGGCCCGGACGGGTCGCTGCTGGGCACGCCCGCGTACCTCGCCCCCGAGCGACTGGACAACGGCCAGGTCTCCCCGGCCACCGACGTGTACGCCGTCGGGCTGCTGCTCTACCGGATGCTCACCGGCCGGCTGCCCTGGCAGGCCAGCACGACCACCCAGATGCTGCGCGCGCACATGTACAACGACCCGGACCCGATGCCGGAGGTGTCGGGGCTGCCCGACGAGGTGTCCGACCTGGTGCGGCGCTGCCTGGCCAAGCAGCCCGGGGAACGACCGGCCACCGCCGAACTGGCCGGGACCCTCGCCGACGCGGCCGGAATGCTGGCGGCGGTGCCGGTCTCGCCGGCCGGCGGGCCACTGGACCCGGCCGCGCTGGCCAGCGCGGGCACCACGATCCTGCCGTGGTCGGCGGAGACCGACGCGTTGCCGCTGTCGCGCACCCGCAACCGGAGCAGGCGGGCGACCAGGCGTCGGCGGGTCGAGGCCGGGGTGGCCGCCGCCAGCCTGCTCGCGGTCACCGGGGCTCTGTGGGGGCTGACCTCGCGCAGCCCGGCCAGCGGAGGAGACCGGCCGCCGACCGAGGCCCGGATGGGCCTGCCGAAAGCGGCGCCCTGTGAGGTGGCGTACGCCCTGCGTACAGACTCCGGCAGGGACTTCACCGCCGAGCTGACCCTGACCAACACCGGGGGCAGCGCGCTGCGCGACTGGACGATGAGCTTCACCTTTCCCGGTCAGCAGACGGTGACGAAGGCGGAGCCGACGCCGGTGCGCCAGCAGGGCCGCGCGGTGCTGATCCGGCCGGCGGCCCAGCGCACCACCCTGGCACCCGGTGCGGCCGAGAAGCTCACCCTGGCGGGGAAGTACAGCGGGGCGAACCCGCTGCCTGTGGAGTTCCGGCTCGGCGACGCGACCTGCGGGGTACGGGTCTCCGGGGTGGCCGGCAGCACGCCGTCCGCCGCCCCGCCCAAGGCGGCGACGGTCCGCGGCGGCCCAGGTGGCTCCGGTGGGTCGGGCAGCGCCTCGACGAAGGCGAAGCCGGAGAAGGCCAAGCCCGAGAAGCCCGGCAAGGGCAAGGGGCCGGGTGGTGGTTCGGGAAAAGGGGGAAAGTGA
- a CDS encoding potassium channel family protein, whose protein sequence is MSGRRADGSGVVVIGLGRFGSHLAGSLSRMNREVLVIDRNPDRVQRWSAQLDRVVQADSTEEGALRQLGVASFGRAVVAIGASVEASVLTVLALVELGLPQIWARATSQKHAKILSSVGAHHVIFPEAETGERVAHLIVSRLLDFIEFDDDFAIATVRVPESLVGRTVLELRPDDRYGVRVIGAKLPGERFQYASDSTELPRGGLLVVEGGIDQVQRFAGLR, encoded by the coding sequence GTGTCGGGTAGGCGAGCGGACGGCAGCGGCGTCGTGGTGATCGGGCTGGGCCGGTTCGGCAGCCACCTGGCCGGGTCGCTGAGCCGGATGAACCGCGAGGTGCTGGTCATCGACCGCAACCCGGACCGGGTGCAGCGCTGGTCGGCCCAGCTCGACCGGGTGGTTCAGGCCGACTCGACCGAGGAGGGGGCGCTGCGGCAGCTCGGCGTCGCCAGCTTCGGGCGGGCGGTGGTGGCCATCGGCGCCTCGGTGGAGGCGAGCGTGCTCACCGTACTGGCGCTGGTCGAGCTGGGCCTGCCGCAGATCTGGGCCCGGGCGACCTCGCAGAAGCACGCCAAGATCCTCTCGTCGGTGGGCGCGCACCACGTGATCTTCCCGGAGGCGGAGACGGGCGAGCGGGTGGCACACCTGATCGTCAGTCGGCTGCTCGACTTCATCGAGTTCGACGACGACTTCGCGATCGCCACCGTCCGCGTGCCGGAGTCCCTGGTCGGGCGCACCGTGCTCGAGCTACGCCCGGACGATCGCTACGGGGTCCGGGTGATCGGCGCCAAGCTGCCGGGCGAACGCTTCCAGTACGCGTCGGACAGCACCGAACTTCCCCGGGGTGGGCTGCTCGTGGTGGAGGGGGGAATCGACCAGGTGCAACGGTTCGCGGGGCTCCGCTGA